One window from the genome of Dyella sp. A6 encodes:
- a CDS encoding helix-turn-helix transcriptional regulator, producing MNNRVRALRGERDWSQADLAERLDVSRQTVNAIETGKYDPSLPLAFKIARLFGLAIEFIFEPSE from the coding sequence ATGAACAACCGTGTGCGTGCGCTGCGCGGGGAGCGGGACTGGTCGCAGGCCGACCTGGCCGAACGGCTGGACGTGTCGCGGCAAACCGTCAATGCCATCGAGACAGGCAAGTACGACCCCAGCCTGCCGCTGGCCTTCAAGATCGCCCGGCTGTTCGGGCTGGCGATCGAATTCATCTTCGAGCCGTCGGAATGA